Proteins from a single region of Pyrus communis chromosome 6, drPyrComm1.1, whole genome shotgun sequence:
- the LOC137736134 gene encoding uncharacterized protein, producing the protein MGNNNTSGLRDEENTTVVEVGEKPLAETTRANEIKEENGIVTADEGTDFHEKVTNLPSDGPERKRDPSVDDQILDRTEQEATEVQPVDESSNIALESNKTGEEDGEMQANILLKGSGYEKPIAQTEESDLQGTIKHQLEKQASFKKENMSIYLNEKKGNKKPHHSTYMLLTATEEEGTMSTSHDPEPKESTHLELNHHEMDTVHADDQTVEDGSGRLEVGSEDSLGSNLDFEVNGHLSDTEALEIMVESVDSNTDSIREKQREDLLLEQKASQEQFKSSEEKSETRDGGKVECGLSTTITTIASNGGKVESHEEFSTEMDLIGNYCSELEQEAIRAPKSANSKTEAPEPEEKCMIVEEEIRQIEKVLENGENNHDGNTIQSCGEPVIESDSFQSSEPQSEAAMIVSILESGEKVRVFNPLSNKDCRTEETEVAEKGNLAVMMCVENESKASEYHFLNLGEKVEVVPELGMVPMELTVVHCNDEEKEATEKTTAEENGNNTEPSCAIAVDHDQSEALPFQSTNDSILNCKQENCSDFFATKASTVDFNNWIAEALVSMNKLALAMPDQHVTQRTKPSQAAAEAEAETKIPASQSNEQCEKVETSESVSCDFETQENVGRSSTESDVDNLNVRARIQKSPSFSLDLQNEARTEESDSPPLLYHDKAAIEGSTSQGDDVTLGSCIKYTGYEQGVSQYQAMLVEEKVITLETSNSEKSNTSFLGFLKEEEEAGIVVTPHEDDNRSTAEDSTKNLLESHTKEAARDPTTSSKGKARRRQRSSLFTNCMCCATVIN; encoded by the exons ATGGGTAACAACAACACATCAGGTTTGAGAG ATGAAGAGAACACAACAGTTGTTGAAGTTGGCGAAAAACCTTTGGCGGAAACTACTCGTGCAAACGagataaaagaagaaaatggaatAGTAACTGCAGACGAAGGAACAGATTTTCATGAAAAAGTTACTAACTTGCCTTCCGATGGTCCAGAGAGAAAACGAGATCCTTCTGTTGATGATCAGATATTAGACAGAACAG AGCAAGAAGCTACTGAAGTTCAACCTGTTGATGAATCTTCAAATATTGCGCTGGAATCGAACAAAACAGGTGAAGAAGACGGTGAAATGCAAGCAAATATATTATTGAAAGGCTCGGGATATGAGAAGCCAATAGCACAAACGGAGGAGAGTGATCTGCAAGGAACAATCAAACATCAGCTTGAGAAGCAGGCTTCTTTCAAGAAAG aaaatatgagtatatattTAAATGAGaagaaaggaaacaaaaaacccCACCATAGTACTTATATGCTATTAACTGCAACAGAGGAAGAGGGGACAATGTCCACTTCACATGATCCAGAACCTAAGGAATCAACACATTTGGAGTTAAATCATCATGAAATGGATACAGTTCATGCTGATGACCAAACTGTAGAAGATGGCAGTGGACGTTTAGAAGTAGGAAGTGAAGACTCCCTAGGATCAAATCTTGATTTCGAGGTGAATGGCCACCTCTCAGACACTGAGGCGTTGGAAATTATGGTTGAAAGTGTTGATTCTAACACTGATTCAATTAGGGAGAAGCAAAGGGAGGACTTATTACTGGAGCAGAAGGCATCCCAAGAACAATTCAAGTCCTCCGAAGAGAAGTCTGAAACTAGAGATGGAGGTAAGGTTGAATGTGGATTGAGCACCACGATTACAACGATAGCATCCAATGGAGGTAAGGTTGAAAGTCATGAGGAGTTTTCAACTGAGATGGATTTGATTGGAAATTATTGCTCCGAATTAGAGCAGGAAGCCATTCGAGCGCCTAAGTCTGCAAACTCCAAGACAGAAGCTCCTGAACCCGAAGAAAAATGCATGATTGTGGAAGAGGAAATCAGGCAAATTGAAAAAGTGCTGGAAAATGGAGAGAACAACCATGATGGAAACACAATTCAATCTTGCGGAGAGCCAGTGATAGAATCAGATTCTTTCCAGTCAAGTGAGCCTCAATCTGAAGCTGCAATGATTGTCTCTATACTTGAGAGTGGCGAAAAGGTACGTGTATTTAATCCTTTAAGCAACAAAGATTGTCGAACTGAGGAGACGGAAGTTGCTGAGAAaggcaacctagctgtcatgatGTGTGTTGAAAACGAAAGTAAGGCTTCTGAGTACCACTTCCTGAACTTGGGAGAGAAAGTTGAGGTGGTCCCGGAACTTGGAATGGTTCCAATGGAGTTAACTGTCGTGCATTGCAATGACGAGGAAAAGGAGGCAACAGAGAAGACAACTGCTGAAGAAAATGGGAATAACACTGAACCTTCGTGTGCAATTGCTGTTGATCATGATCAATCAGAGGCTCTGCCCTTTCAAAGCACCAATGACTCAATCCTAAATTGTAAGCAAGAGAATTGCAGTGACTTCTTTGCTACGAAAGCTTCCACTGTTGATTTCAATAACTGGATAGCTGAAGCATTAGTCTCCATGAACAAGTTGGCACTCGCCATGCCTGATCAACATGTTACACAACGTACCAAACCATCTCAAGCagcagcagaagcagaagcagaaacTAAAATTCCAGCCAGCCAATCCAATGAACAATGTGAAAAGGTTGAAACATCTGAATCAGTAAGCTGTGATTTTGAAACACAAGAAAATGTGGGAAGATCCAGCACTGAATCAGATGTTGATAACTTGAATGTTCGTGCTCGGATACAAAAATCTCCAAGCTTCAGCCTTGATCTCCAAAATGAAGCAAGAACTGAGGAATCGGATTCTCCCCCTTTGCTGTATCATGACAAGGCTGCAATAGAAGGCTCAACAAGCCAAGGTGATGATGTTACCCTTGGAAGCTGCATCAAGTACACCGGATATGAACAAGGTGTTTCACAGTACCAAGCAATGCTGGTGGAAGAGAAAGTCATCACATTGGAAACAAGTAACTCAGAGAAGTCAAATACTTCATTCCTAGGATTCttgaaggaagaggaagaagctgGTATTGTTGTTACACCACACGAAGATGATAACCGGTCGACTGCTGAAGATTCAACCAAGAATCTCTTGGAATCACATACTAAAGAAGCTGCTAGGGATCCAACTACTTCATCGAAAGGTAAAGCAAGGCGCAGGCAGCGGTCTTCTCTCTTTACCAACTGCATGTGTTGTGCAACTGTGATTAACTGA